One window of Thermocoleostomius sinensis A174 genomic DNA carries:
- a CDS encoding S-layer homology domain-containing protein, with protein MVFAKKSILVLMAIGFLLPACANSPWASNLERSLAGDPSLENGSVFGTPGSTAAAENDAVTALPADFPAEIPRYTNAELLSVTQAEVADLSSGATGVTRTRWATPDPAEEIAQFYRDAFNRDGWQLDRSSEEPNNTTTPAPTASPNASTTVAGSSATSISAPIVAERDGLRVTVAIDPDVNSTETTAENTTEFTIDYQFINNQTTAQVSPAESGEGTSVPNEQTQRGENNRSASGSPSSTLTAPEFTDLNQAPTELQPYIADLAKLGALRVQATGSTTEFSPNTTITRREYARWLVTANNLIYANQPARRIRLGVSSDQPAFQDVPVSDPDFGEIQGLANAGLIPSSLSGDATAVTFRPDAPLTREELMLWKVPVDLRKALPNATIEAVQQTWGFQDTAQIDPRALRAILADFQNSDLSNIRRAFGYTTLFQPDKPVTRAEAAAVLWFFGSQGDGLSARDVLQPGQQGG; from the coding sequence GTGGTGTTTGCTAAAAAGTCGATTCTTGTCTTGATGGCTATTGGCTTCCTGTTGCCCGCTTGTGCGAACAGCCCCTGGGCCAGTAACTTGGAACGATCGCTGGCTGGTGATCCTAGCCTGGAAAATGGATCTGTGTTTGGGACGCCTGGCTCGACCGCTGCGGCAGAGAATGATGCCGTGACAGCGCTGCCAGCAGATTTTCCAGCCGAGATTCCGCGCTATACCAATGCTGAATTGTTGTCAGTTACCCAGGCGGAGGTGGCAGATTTGTCCAGCGGTGCGACCGGGGTGACTCGCACGCGGTGGGCAACACCAGATCCGGCTGAGGAGATTGCACAATTTTACCGCGATGCTTTTAATCGAGATGGTTGGCAACTCGATCGCTCCTCTGAAGAACCAAACAACACGACAACGCCTGCTCCGACGGCCTCTCCGAATGCGTCTACGACCGTTGCGGGGTCTAGTGCAACCTCTATCTCCGCTCCGATCGTGGCAGAACGCGATGGACTGCGGGTAACGGTGGCGATCGACCCAGACGTAAATTCAACCGAAACTACTGCTGAAAATACGACTGAGTTTACGATCGACTATCAATTCATCAATAACCAAACAACGGCACAGGTTTCACCGGCTGAGTCTGGTGAGGGAACGTCCGTACCTAATGAACAAACTCAACGGGGCGAGAATAACCGCTCTGCCAGTGGCTCACCTTCCAGCACACTCACGGCTCCGGAGTTCACCGATCTGAATCAAGCTCCCACTGAACTGCAACCCTACATTGCTGATCTGGCAAAATTAGGAGCGCTGCGCGTGCAGGCAACGGGCAGTACCACCGAGTTTTCTCCCAATACCACCATCACTCGACGCGAATATGCCCGTTGGTTAGTGACGGCAAACAATTTGATTTACGCCAATCAACCCGCTCGGCGCATTCGGTTGGGAGTAAGCAGCGATCAACCCGCCTTTCAAGATGTGCCTGTGTCCGATCCAGATTTTGGCGAAATTCAAGGGTTGGCAAATGCTGGATTGATCCCAAGTTCGCTGTCGGGGGATGCAACAGCAGTGACATTTCGACCCGATGCACCCCTAACGCGGGAGGAACTGATGCTGTGGAAAGTGCCTGTCGATCTTCGCAAGGCCCTGCCAAACGCTACGATTGAAGCCGTTCAACAAACTTGGGGTTTTCAAGACACTGCACAAATTGACCCGAGGGCACTGCGAGCCATCCTAGCGGATTTTCAAAATAGCGATTTGTCCAACATCCGCCGCGCCTTTGGCTATACTACTCTATTTCAACCAGATAAACCTGTGACACGTGCCGAAGCTGCTGCTGTACTTTGGTTTTTTGGATCTCAAGGAGACGGACTTTCGGCTCGGGATGTGTTGCAACCGGGACAACAAGGTGGCTAA
- a CDS encoding tetratricopeptide repeat protein — translation MPKRTSFLFLLIATSLWSLTQPVNAQALVPYLPQLDAEQLEQQGLSLAQEAAQLAQFQQYGLALTRAQLASQLLPDNADVWALLGSLQLQLGETDPAIEALLKARSLDRSNSAVLFALGTAYFQKGNYDSAVQYIQAGLRLKPDNVGALFDLGNAFYKLEQYDKAIAEYQKAMDLDPQFWPAVNNIGLVLYEQGDVAGALERWQEALAIDNTQAEPQMAIAVVLYSQGQTEEGLAQGEAALRTDARYGDLQFLEDNLWGEQLLSEAETFLSQPRIRETLARLNQSPLSPPPPSSQDAAPTAPVEQPTPQ, via the coding sequence GTGCCCAAGCGAACTTCTTTCCTTTTCCTTTTAATAGCGACTAGCCTGTGGAGCCTGACTCAACCGGTCAATGCTCAAGCGTTGGTTCCCTACCTCCCCCAGTTAGACGCTGAGCAGTTGGAACAACAGGGATTGAGCCTAGCCCAAGAAGCGGCACAGTTAGCTCAGTTCCAGCAATATGGATTGGCGCTCACAAGAGCACAGCTTGCCTCTCAGTTACTGCCTGATAATGCTGACGTGTGGGCCTTGTTGGGGAGTTTGCAGCTACAGCTAGGCGAAACCGATCCTGCTATTGAAGCCTTGTTAAAAGCTCGATCGCTCGATCGCAGCAATTCAGCGGTGTTGTTTGCACTGGGGACGGCTTATTTTCAAAAGGGAAACTATGACTCGGCCGTGCAGTATATTCAGGCAGGCTTGCGGCTGAAGCCCGATAACGTGGGTGCTTTGTTTGATTTAGGGAACGCCTTCTATAAGCTAGAACAATACGACAAGGCCATTGCTGAATATCAAAAGGCTATGGACCTCGATCCGCAATTTTGGCCGGCTGTTAACAACATTGGCTTGGTGTTATACGAACAAGGAGATGTGGCTGGCGCGCTCGAACGCTGGCAGGAAGCGCTAGCAATCGACAATACACAAGCAGAGCCACAGATGGCGATCGCGGTTGTTCTCTACAGTCAAGGTCAGACCGAAGAAGGGTTGGCACAAGGAGAGGCGGCACTGCGAACGGACGCCCGCTATGGCGATTTGCAATTCCTCGAAGATAACCTCTGGGGTGAGCAATTGCTGTCTGAAGCGGAAACGTTTCTCTCGCAGCCACGTATTCGAGAGACTCTGGCTCGGTTAAATCAATCCCCTCTTTCTCCCCCTCCCCCCTCTAGCCAAGATGCGGCTCCAACGGCTCCAGTCGAACAACCGACTCCGCAGTAA
- a CDS encoding tetratricopeptide repeat protein, producing the protein MKRNKLEVFSWFQSSLLLSVLLGIASIEAPPTFAIEPNPGTEQTGAQTLIAQTGSPSGALSPAEQEELARLRELNRTTTLFNIMLGVLGLLLLTAIVGLYLLRRSVIREVTAIVQAHLKELGNLEGEIVHAKAEVKKLLQEYEDYAAELGDDADRFQQDIEANRENLAQLVTDIAKRKQDTAIELETQLTAAKQRLDTLESEFTAKLSELRLLTETRQAETLQTLADSEAVFYDRLTELQTSTQQQKEQTFDRLQQLEAELSPYLAELQQAAQTELQQHQQTIGEQFRRLEAEFDTQLTQFRTEANRKREEVFEGLERLRVELTAQLAQLQLDVHTQQDSVRQSLDQLSAEFATGRSELRSDVQAQKDAIRRDLELLGTEFAAKRDELQTTTQTQREQVRRHLEQLESEFSMRLSQLQSDTQRQREAIQQNLNRLDGEFARQQAELQAAAQAKKAQLIRLLEQLESECALQKSNFQVDAKAKQEELRQALDQIEADFANQRSELQMNVQTKQEDLRQILQQLEDEVESQRVELQVAARERRDQLLKNLERSESELVHQFSTLKSDIQAQRDKIRQNLEKLEARFTAQLTDLQAEVEGEKTAIVENLRQLQSDVAAQLAALQTEAQGQKDEILKHLSEVSPQYIADTFVRDVQQRLETLMQQMEILKSSQPELFMTPDDYIRQGDMLFAQGQYDAAIAQFDKALAASPDQVQVWISRGLALEELKRYDEAVSTYDRALKLQPLNGTVWYHQGLVLKELRQYDAALAAFDRAVDYQPDDAKAWLNRGITLGRLKRYEEALTALDKALELKPDYPEAWVNKGVMLGSLQRSEEAFTAFDRAAQAEPGNAVAWLNRGLSLIELNRYSEAVESLEKATDLNPDSHKAWDSRGYALIQSGRDKEAIASFNRAIKIKPDYASAYYNKATCYAIQGEADLALENLEKAIELNPRYSREAKGDPTFKELSRDTWFRELTDGR; encoded by the coding sequence ATGAAGCGCAACAAGCTGGAAGTCTTCTCGTGGTTCCAAAGCAGTCTTTTGCTGTCTGTGTTGTTGGGGATAGCCAGCATTGAAGCCCCCCCAACGTTCGCGATTGAGCCAAATCCGGGAACTGAGCAAACCGGGGCGCAAACGCTGATTGCGCAAACGGGATCACCCAGCGGTGCTTTGTCTCCAGCAGAACAAGAAGAATTGGCCCGGCTGCGGGAATTAAACCGAACCACCACCTTGTTTAACATCATGCTGGGCGTGCTGGGCTTGTTGCTGCTGACGGCGATTGTAGGACTCTATTTGCTGCGGCGATCGGTGATTCGAGAAGTGACGGCAATTGTACAGGCTCACTTGAAGGAACTTGGCAACCTAGAAGGTGAAATTGTTCATGCCAAAGCAGAAGTGAAAAAGCTGCTTCAGGAGTATGAAGATTACGCGGCTGAACTGGGAGATGATGCCGATCGGTTTCAGCAAGACATCGAGGCAAACCGCGAGAATTTGGCGCAACTGGTGACAGACATTGCCAAGCGCAAACAAGACACGGCGATAGAACTAGAAACGCAACTGACGGCAGCTAAGCAACGGCTAGATACGTTGGAATCAGAGTTTACTGCCAAACTTTCGGAACTGCGTCTGCTGACAGAAACGCGCCAAGCTGAAACGCTGCAAACCTTAGCGGATTCAGAAGCGGTGTTTTACGATCGCCTCACGGAACTACAAACCAGCACACAACAGCAGAAAGAGCAAACCTTCGATCGGCTCCAGCAACTTGAAGCAGAACTATCTCCCTATCTTGCTGAATTGCAGCAAGCTGCCCAAACCGAGCTTCAGCAGCATCAACAGACAATTGGGGAACAGTTTAGACGCCTCGAAGCAGAATTTGATACACAGTTGACCCAATTCCGCACCGAGGCCAATCGTAAGCGCGAGGAGGTATTTGAAGGGCTAGAGCGGCTACGGGTGGAACTGACGGCGCAGTTGGCGCAGTTGCAACTAGATGTGCATACCCAACAGGACAGTGTACGTCAGAGCCTCGATCAACTATCGGCTGAGTTTGCCACAGGACGATCGGAGTTGCGATCGGACGTACAAGCCCAAAAGGATGCAATACGGCGCGATTTGGAACTGCTGGGAACAGAGTTTGCCGCTAAGCGCGACGAGTTGCAAACCACGACGCAAACGCAACGCGAGCAGGTGCGCCGCCATTTAGAGCAGCTAGAGAGCGAGTTTTCCATGCGGCTGTCGCAACTACAATCGGATACCCAACGGCAGCGGGAAGCTATTCAGCAAAACTTAAATCGCCTAGACGGAGAATTCGCCAGACAGCAAGCCGAGTTACAAGCCGCCGCTCAAGCGAAAAAAGCGCAACTAATTCGCCTACTGGAACAGTTAGAGAGCGAGTGTGCTCTGCAAAAATCGAACTTCCAAGTTGATGCCAAGGCCAAGCAAGAGGAACTGCGACAAGCGTTGGATCAAATTGAGGCAGATTTTGCGAACCAACGATCGGAGTTGCAGATGAATGTGCAAACCAAACAAGAAGACTTGCGGCAAATCCTTCAGCAATTAGAAGATGAAGTGGAATCGCAGCGGGTGGAACTGCAAGTGGCAGCCAGAGAACGGCGCGATCAACTGCTGAAGAACCTGGAGCGATCGGAAAGCGAGTTAGTTCATCAATTCTCGACGCTCAAGTCAGATATCCAAGCTCAGCGCGACAAGATTCGCCAAAACCTCGAGAAGCTAGAGGCACGATTTACTGCACAACTAACTGATTTGCAAGCAGAAGTTGAAGGTGAAAAAACGGCGATCGTCGAAAACCTGCGGCAACTGCAATCCGACGTCGCTGCTCAGCTTGCCGCGTTGCAAACCGAAGCCCAAGGGCAGAAGGACGAAATCCTCAAGCACCTATCAGAAGTCTCGCCTCAATACATTGCCGATACGTTTGTCAGGGATGTGCAGCAGCGTTTAGAAACCCTGATGCAGCAAATGGAGATCCTGAAGTCCAGTCAGCCGGAGTTGTTCATGACGCCGGATGATTACATACGACAGGGGGATATGCTATTTGCTCAAGGGCAATACGACGCGGCGATCGCCCAGTTTGACAAAGCGTTGGCTGCGTCCCCCGATCAGGTTCAAGTGTGGATTAGCCGAGGGCTGGCGTTAGAGGAACTGAAACGCTATGACGAAGCAGTGTCAACCTACGATCGGGCCCTGAAACTGCAACCGTTAAACGGTACGGTTTGGTATCATCAAGGGCTTGTGCTGAAGGAACTCCGACAATACGATGCAGCGTTAGCAGCCTTCGATCGCGCCGTAGACTATCAACCAGATGACGCCAAAGCTTGGCTGAATCGCGGCATTACGTTAGGGCGGTTGAAACGCTATGAAGAGGCCCTAACGGCTCTCGACAAAGCACTGGAATTGAAACCCGATTACCCCGAGGCATGGGTCAATAAAGGGGTGATGCTAGGGTCGCTGCAACGTTCGGAAGAGGCATTTACAGCTTTCGATCGGGCCGCACAAGCTGAACCAGGCAATGCCGTAGCTTGGCTGAACCGGGGTCTGTCACTGATTGAACTGAACCGCTATTCAGAAGCGGTCGAATCCTTAGAGAAAGCCACTGATCTCAATCCAGATTCTCATAAAGCCTGGGATAGTCGCGGCTATGCGTTGATTCAGTCCGGACGCGACAAAGAGGCGATCGCCAGCTTCAACCGTGCTATCAAAATCAAACCGGATTATGCCAGCGCCTACTACAACAAAGCCACCTGCTATGCAATCCAGGGCGAAGCCGATTTAGCTCTGGAAAATTTGGAAAAAGCGATCGAATTAAATCCTCGCTATAGCCGCGAAGCCAAAGGTGATCCAACGTTTAAGGAACTATCGCGGGACACTTGGTTTCGTGAACTGACGGATGGACGATGA
- the fumC gene encoding class II fumarate hydratase — MRTETDSMGAIDVPADRYWGAQTQRSLRYFAIGSDLMPREMIRAIGILKKAAAIVNQQLGKLPVEISDLIVQAANEVIDGKLDDHFPLRIWQTGSGTQTNMNANEVIANRAIELAGGVLGSKDPVHPNDHVNMSQSSNDTFPTAMHIAAIEEIHHQLLPRVEALKQALAAKQHAFASIIKIGRTHLMDAVPLTLGQEFSAYVSQLEKDIDRIQATLPDLYELAIGGTAVGTGLNTHPEFAERVAQEIADLTGLPFVTAPNKFAALAAHDAIAMTSGALKTLAGSLMKIANDLRWMGSGPRCGLGELLLPANEPGSSIMPGKVNPTQCEAMTMVCVQVLGNDTAIGIAATQGNFELNVFKPLMIFNLLNSIRLLADACATFTDYLVVGIQPNLQQIQSFLTNSLMLVTALNPHIGYDNAAQVAKKAYAEHKTLREACVELGFLSGEDFDRLVRPEEMI; from the coding sequence ATGCGCACCGAAACTGACAGCATGGGAGCCATCGATGTTCCAGCCGATCGCTACTGGGGAGCGCAAACCCAACGATCGCTGCGTTACTTCGCAATTGGGAGCGATCTCATGCCCAGAGAAATGATTCGAGCCATTGGCATCCTCAAAAAAGCGGCGGCAATTGTCAATCAGCAGTTAGGAAAATTACCAGTTGAAATAAGTGATCTGATTGTGCAGGCGGCCAATGAGGTAATTGACGGCAAATTAGACGATCACTTTCCCCTGCGCATTTGGCAAACAGGCAGCGGTACTCAAACCAACATGAATGCCAATGAGGTAATTGCCAATCGAGCAATCGAATTAGCAGGCGGGGTGCTGGGCAGCAAAGATCCGGTGCACCCTAATGATCACGTCAACATGTCGCAATCCTCCAACGATACCTTTCCCACAGCGATGCACATTGCGGCGATCGAGGAAATTCATCACCAGCTATTGCCCAGAGTAGAGGCGTTGAAACAGGCACTGGCTGCTAAGCAACATGCCTTTGCCTCCATCATCAAAATTGGCCGCACTCATTTGATGGATGCCGTACCGCTAACGTTGGGGCAAGAATTTTCTGCCTACGTTTCGCAGCTAGAGAAAGACATTGACCGCATTCAAGCGACATTGCCCGATTTGTACGAATTGGCGATCGGGGGCACAGCGGTGGGCACGGGACTGAATACCCACCCGGAGTTTGCCGAGCGAGTGGCCCAGGAAATTGCGGATCTGACTGGATTACCATTTGTCACCGCTCCTAACAAATTCGCTGCATTAGCCGCCCACGATGCAATTGCCATGACCAGTGGAGCCTTGAAAACATTAGCAGGGTCATTAATGAAAATTGCCAACGATCTGCGTTGGATGGGGTCAGGCCCACGCTGCGGCTTAGGAGAACTGCTGTTGCCTGCTAATGAACCCGGCTCGTCGATTATGCCCGGCAAGGTCAATCCCACCCAGTGTGAAGCAATGACGATGGTATGTGTACAGGTGTTGGGCAACGATACGGCGATCGGCATTGCCGCCACTCAAGGCAACTTTGAGTTGAACGTATTCAAACCGCTGATGATTTTCAATTTGCTGAACTCAATTCGGCTCTTAGCTGATGCTTGCGCCACGTTCACGGATTATTTGGTGGTCGGAATTCAGCCCAATCTTCAGCAAATTCAGTCCTTTTTAACCAACTCTCTGATGTTAGTAACGGCGCTCAATCCTCACATCGGCTATGACAATGCTGCCCAAGTAGCTAAAAAAGCCTATGCCGAACATAAAACCCTGCGGGAAGCGTGTGTGGAACTGGGTTTCTTAAGCGGAGAAGACTTCGATCGGCTGGTGCGACCTGAAGAAATGATTTAG
- a CDS encoding serine/threonine-protein kinase: MELTVGTTLQGNKYVVQEVLNQTEQEITCKATHIYLEQAVILQTFNPALQQQETFAPLKQQFMAGVRSIAKQARPPLQVLDYFEENGLPFVVVPLSSSPPTLDNWLKAPTPPTDLAVMPNTGSERSVELTATLPSSSTSSSTSMTVAPIVESGAVTNARAVVHQPVATETAQFNDGDTALNSSTRSHTYEPIIFHPTPRSNTATQVIATKTEDNTGRPRSLSSQPKSKFPILLMVIAVTSGLVGVGTGFALRFAPAMQNPGKTPRLGFLQRQQSFPAEGSWPIQRRPVYTVPEPTLEQPLYRAAPPTDYRDPTFMPSPSFDSVPDSEPAVEEPPSLPAPQSADNLNASPPLKTESKPSLELAPLPEVNPDPYTLPPEVESPPLITDPPTPILPEPNSDNPAPKPLFGNSSRIVTQ; this comes from the coding sequence ATGGAATTGACGGTGGGAACGACCCTGCAAGGCAACAAGTATGTGGTTCAGGAAGTTTTGAACCAAACCGAGCAGGAGATAACTTGTAAAGCAACTCACATCTACCTCGAGCAAGCAGTCATTCTGCAAACGTTCAACCCAGCTTTGCAGCAACAAGAAACCTTCGCCCCCCTGAAGCAACAGTTTATGGCCGGCGTGCGGTCAATTGCTAAACAAGCCCGTCCTCCGCTCCAAGTTCTAGACTATTTTGAAGAAAATGGGCTACCGTTTGTTGTCGTCCCTTTGTCGTCCTCGCCACCGACCCTCGACAACTGGTTGAAGGCGCCAACTCCCCCCACTGATCTCGCAGTAATGCCCAATACTGGAAGCGAGCGATCGGTCGAACTGACAGCTACCTTGCCGTCGTCATCCACTTCATCATCCACTTCAATGACTGTGGCTCCTATCGTGGAATCTGGTGCTGTTACTAATGCGAGGGCAGTTGTTCACCAACCTGTAGCAACCGAAACCGCGCAGTTCAACGACGGGGATACAGCGCTGAACTCCTCGACGCGCAGCCACACCTACGAACCCATCATCTTTCATCCAACACCTCGTTCTAATACGGCAACTCAGGTGATTGCCACGAAGACGGAGGACAACACTGGGCGTCCTCGATCGCTGTCAAGCCAACCTAAAAGTAAGTTTCCAATCCTGCTGATGGTGATTGCCGTCACCAGTGGACTAGTCGGAGTAGGCACTGGCTTCGCCTTGCGGTTTGCGCCAGCTATGCAGAATCCTGGCAAGACCCCGCGTCTTGGCTTTTTGCAGCGCCAGCAATCCTTTCCCGCCGAAGGCAGTTGGCCCATTCAAAGACGACCGGTTTATACAGTGCCAGAGCCAACGCTCGAGCAGCCGCTCTATCGAGCCGCCCCCCCCACTGACTACCGTGATCCCACCTTCATGCCCTCACCCTCGTTCGACAGCGTGCCCGATTCTGAACCAGCGGTGGAAGAACCACCCTCGCTGCCGGCTCCTCAATCGGCTGACAATCTAAACGCTTCACCTCCCCTTAAAACAGAATCTAAACCGTCCTTGGAACTGGCTCCTTTACCGGAAGTCAATCCAGATCCTTATACCTTGCCTCCAGAGGTAGAGTCACCTCCGCTGATCACCGACCCCCCCACGCCAATCCTACCTGAGCCGAATTCTGACAATCCTGCTCCAAAACCACTGTTTGGCAATTCATCTCGCATCGTTACGCAGTAA
- a CDS encoding metal-sensitive transcriptional regulator yields the protein MAASDFSHSHLNAYGQAQTDQTGPPHSADREPNQPNELVHAHPHVHSEESLRRIVNRLSRIEGHIRGIKMMVQESRACPDVLIQLAAVRGALDRVSRMILDEHLTECVARAAREGKIEEEIEELKAALDRFLP from the coding sequence ATGGCAGCTTCCGATTTCTCTCATTCTCACCTCAACGCCTATGGGCAGGCTCAGACGGATCAGACAGGTCCGCCTCATTCCGCCGATCGCGAGCCAAATCAGCCCAATGAATTGGTACATGCTCATCCCCATGTTCACAGCGAAGAATCTCTGCGGCGCATTGTTAATCGGCTTTCGCGGATTGAAGGGCATATTCGTGGCATCAAAATGATGGTCCAGGAAAGTCGTGCGTGCCCGGATGTCTTGATTCAGTTAGCTGCCGTGCGTGGGGCCCTCGATCGCGTATCTCGTATGATCCTAGATGAACATCTGACAGAGTGTGTAGCGCGGGCAGCCCGTGAAGGCAAGATTGAAGAAGAGATCGAAGAACTAAAAGCAGCGCTCGATCGATTTTTGCCATGA